GGCAAGTCCTTGGGAAATTGGTGGCCTCATTGAGGATACTTTGACGGACTTAGGTAACACCGAGGGCTTCTTGATCAACCATTGCTAGCGAATTTTATGGCGGCAAAAGGAAGCTCTTGTCATATTTGTCGCTCTGGTTTTCGTCTTTTGACCCTTCACTCTCTCTCATCATCCGAAAGGAAGTTGTAGGTTGACAAATCCTGGTTTTAATTTCTTtccttatatatttatatatatgcaGAGCTGACCTGACAATGATCTAAACCCTACTCGAGAAACCGAAACCACTTATAACCCGATATGATTGGTGGTAAaataaaagtttggatttttaggtggtaaaacacaaatttggattttttgtaggtggtaaatcacaaaaaaccctaaaaaaaataaagagaaaaaaattaacacaCTAAACTGTTTGTCTATATTAATAAAAAACAAAGTATATCaatgtccttaatggtcattttacatattaaacagctaacagctatcagctaatttaccaaacacttttacataAACAACTAATACAACCAGCTAGTCAAATCAACTAATACAAACAGCTAACCGCTAACaactagtcaaaccagctaacaGTTCCTAACCAAACGGAGCCATAAATCCAAACGGtgaaaaaagtgaaatattaaaCCCCATTTATTAACTTAACTCTCTAATTTCTTGTCATGTTTGTCTGATTAAATCTGGCCAACTCCCAAAACATGATTTTACCAATGGGCCCATTACCCAACCTAAAAGCTCAAAAGTAGCGGAGTAACATTTTTGGAACCTCTAATTCCTAGTATCGATTCAAAAATTTCACCATTAACAAGCAAAAGTACTACACAAAACCCTTGTTTGTTCACCATTCCAAACATTTTCCATTTCCTCTCTCCTCTAATTGGGCGGTGTGGAAATGCCTTCAGAAGACGCAAAACCATTGAAGAAAGAGGAGCTTGAAGACGACGAAGACGATGACGAGGTGCCTATTTCTGTAACCcgcaacaaaaacaagaaacccAGTAATTCTCCTGCAACTGCGACGCCCAAGCCGAAACCCAAAGTGACTAAAAAAGAAGAAGATTCAAGCGACGACGATGTCCCTCTGAAGAAACCAACTCCTAAATCAACCAAACCCAAAAAGGAAGAAGTTGATACTAAGAAAATTGTTGCCAAAGATGACAAGGTTTGTCTCTCCTTTCCAATTTCTTTTGGGTTTgttgtaattttaatttaatttctggGTTGTTGTAATTTTGATTGTTTCTATGTGTTTTTTTCTGGGTTTgttgtaattttaattatatttgcGATTTCTTCTGGGGTTTtagaaaaaaatcaagaagaaaAAGGAGGAGGAAACGGTGAAGATTGAGGTGAAGAAGAGGGAGAGAAAGGTGTATAGTTTACCTGGGCAAAAACGCGATCCTCCTGAAGAAGTAAGCTCTAACAATTTTggtttttgtaaataaaataattttgtagGTGTTTTGATTTTATAATGTGAGTGATATCTCATTATCTTGTTTGCAGAGAGATCCTTTGAGGATTTTCTATGAGACATTGTATCAGCAAGTGCCCACCAGTGAACTGGCTGCAATTTGGTGAGCattttttcatttctaattaaGACATTATTGTTTATTACTTCTATGAGTAGTTTATAATGTAATATGAGATTGAAAAGAGGAAGATCGAATAGACTGAATGTTGTGTACTAACAGAGAGGAAAGGGGTAATCTTTTCCAGTTGTCTAACCTTCCTCATTATGCTTGCACGAAATGATAAACTTTGGTAGAACTTGCAATTTGTAATTTTAGAGTTTATGATTTTTGTATGGTTCTTGCAATTTGCAAATGTCTCTTAAGGTTATGGTTAGGAAAAGCTGCCCAATAGTAAACCTTTACATGCCTCAAGGGCCAAGCTTTCCATTTTCCGAGGATTCTCCTGCTTGAGGGCTCAGGGTATTGTAGTGACTTAGTCCCTGGAATTTTTATGGATTATGTTACTTTGTCAGCTTCGTTAATGTATTTGAGACTTGAGAAATCAATTTTACATCAGCGTTTGCTGTTATTTTATTGGCACTCAGTGTGCATTGACACAGTAGGCCTATTTTATGGTGTTCTGATGTAGCTGAAGTTCCTCCTTTTCTGAACCAAATTATTatgtttctttttttcttgTAATATGTCTTTCCAAAGTTTGTCCTCTGATGACTATCCACTTTCAATTTGCTTGATTTTCCATTCCTATTGACTAAAGTCAACCAGTAATTTCTTACATATAATCTTCACTCTTTAAATTTATTTCAGATTGAATTCAGGTGTATGTCTTTGTTGAGTCGTTGTAGTAGTTGGTTTGTTAATCTGTTGGGAGTTACAGATAACGTTattcttcctccattttttaataattgcaccatttgGGTTTTAACACTATTCCTATATTCTTATATAGtcatttttttgtgatttatatgtgggaaaaatatattcatgtgagatcttgttagattcgtctcgaaatataatttcaaattatcaattttttttaattttttaaaatgtataatgagCGATATTAGTATTTAAAATAGTACATTAGCAAGCGTGAAATCTCAAATGGcgcaattataaaaaaaatggaggaagtatatgattTTTTTCTTAGTATTATAGAATCACCGTTGCATCATATCTATAAGTTTAACACTTAAACTGTTAAGTTATTTGCAAGTTTGAAAAAGTTGAAATTGAATTTCTTGAGATGCTACGTTGGCCTTTTAAATTGACACCGTAGTTAGTGTTTAATCTTGAAACCTGAGAAGCACATCATTGTTTGAAGCCGCATCTTTGGCTAATAGAGTGTTTCACAGACTGAAGTCTTTTGTTAATTCTAACGTGAAAAGGTATGAAGTGCACAGCATGATTAATCATTACAGTTCATTACAGTTCATGGAAACTTTCTACTTGACGAGGCAGAGTTAGACTTAATATGATTAATCTGCAATAGTTACTTTTATGTTTATGATTTACTTGTCAGTGTATCTTTGAGCTTCCAAGGACGCAGATACTTCAAAGTTTGTGTTTTTATAGATACAAACATCTTATCTGAAACATCTTATCTAGTTGTGAGTTGCGAGTTGCGAGTTGCTACGTGGCACCACTTTAACTGCTTAACCATAAGAATCTATCGCATGTGCATTCTTTAGCTAAtttttttctgtatttatattGTTATATGCTTAGTGTTATATTTTCTCTGTGGTGCATAAATTTGCAGGATGATGGAATCTGGTTTGCTTCCATTGAAGGATGCGACGCAGGTGTATgagaagaaaatgaagaagagTAAGAACCAAAGAGTTACTTCCCCATTAAAACATGTGAAGACAGTTAAGGAGACCAAATCCGTGACTGTTAAAAAGAAAGTAGTTTCTTCCACCCCAAAGTCCTCagacaaaaagaagaaaatagaaACCACTACTGCGACGAAACAATCAAAGAAGCGCAAGGCTGTAAGCTCTGAAGAAGATGCAACCTCTGAGGAAGATTCGGAAGATGATTTTGTTCTGTCAACTAGGAAGAAGGTAAAGAGAGCCAGAGTCAATTAACTTAATGATATCAGTAAAAAGTAAAGGATTCATGATGATTTTTAGAGATGAAAAGTTTGATAGGTAACCTGATTTGTATTGACATATGAGCAAATCTTTTAGATTTATCAGTGAAAAAAACGGTGTAAGAAATTCTGGTGTTCCGTTGTTTGTCTCGTAACTTAATCCACGCGATGCATGGACAATGTGGCATACTTTTTGGGGCTAATGTGCAGTTTAGAGTTATTGATTAATTGTCCATGCATCGATTAATTTCTTATAGTTATCGATTAATTGTCTCAGCTGCTGTCATGTTCTTCCATAAATTTCTCGTCCGAAAACATATTTTAAATTTCCTATGATGAAAATGTGAAAGGGCTGCTTCACATTTTTTCATATGCAAATCTCTGTTGCCTTCATGAATCTACAAAATTCATGCAATTGGTTGGCCTATTGTTAGAGATTTGCCTTTATGAATCTACAAAACCAATTGGTTGGcctattgttaaagatttgccTTTATCATGAATCTACAAAATTCATGCACACCCTGCCAAGGGTATCTTCGGATGTTCCTTTATCATTTCCCCTTACTCTGTATATCGCATTCATATTGAGGGGATTCGCGGTAATTAAAAAAACTCCACAAAATGACCCGAATTTGTATAAATTGTACAAAaatctacttcctccgtttatAAATAAGTGTCCATATTGAGGGGATTCGCGGTAATTAAGAAAAGTGAGAAGTATCACTGTAATTACAACTAAAAATGTCAAAATATGTATTGGAGTATCATGCATTGCAGCATCAACATCGAGCAGTCATAGCTCTCAGCAAGATCAGCCACACACAATGCAAGATAGCAATGCCACATGGGAAGCCTTCTAACTAACTTATTCTAGAAGCATCTTAAGTGTAACAAACTCAATGATTCTGTTATGGAATCAATTAGGCATTCATGATGTAATAACTAGCATTAGATGATGATGTGTACTTTAGGCACAATATGATTGGTCATCAGATTGTATGAAGCAATCTGATTGGTTAGCATACATCATAGCTCTTGTATATATACTAATCTAGCTGCTGTAATAATGATCAATCAATACAATAATTATCTTCTCTCTATTTCTTCATTCTCTGAGTTCTCTACTCTATCTCTCTCTTTCTGAGTTCCTTAGAActctaacatggtatcagagcaagatCACTGATCCTGCTTCTCTTTGCTTCTAAATCTGGTTAACAGATTGAGTTCTTCAGTATTTCTTTTGATAGTAAATCAAGAGATTCCAACTTTCTCTTCGAAAATTCAGTAGAATTGTTTGAAGAATTCTCATCACAATGCCTGGAGATCAACAAACCGAACCTGCTACAAATCCAAATTCAGCCTATTACTTGAGCAACAATGATTTGAATGCTCCCAAATTGGTTAATATAGTGTTTGAAGGTAAATGTTTCAATGATTGGAAACGTTCGATGATAATAGCTTTATCAGCAAGAAACAAGCTGTGTTTTGTTGATGGTAGCTTAAATCAGCCAGCTGCAAACTCTCCTAATTTCAGAATATGGAATAGATGcaatgatttggtcatttcctGGATTTTAGCTTCTTTAGAACCTTCAATTGGCAGAAGTGTTTTATATCTCAGAACTGCAAGGGAGATATGGCTTGATCTAGAAGAAAGATTATGTCAATCTTCTGGTCCACAGTTATACACCATACAACAGCAATTGAGTGATCTTAATCAGGAAGAAAATGAGGAGATCTCAAGTTTTTTCACTAAAATTAAGCTATTATGGGATCAGCTTGATGGATTAGATCCTATACCAGCCTGTGTATGCACTGGATGTAGTTGCACACTCACCTTGAAATTGCTGAAAATACAGCAGAACCAGAGATTGATTCAGTTTTTAATGAAACTGAGTCAGAAGTTTGATCACTCTAAAAGTTCAATTCTCATGATGAATCCACTTCCTACCATTTCGAAAGCTTCTGGATTACTGCTCCAGGAGGAACAACAGAAAGGAGTTTACATTAACAAAACACAGCCTACTGAATTAGCAGCTTTTGCCACAAGGAGATTCAATGAAAACAATAAGCCATACAGAAATGTGTACACACCAGGAAACAACAATATTTCACATAACACAGCTGGTCAAGCTAGAAACTACAGCTACAACAGGAACAGTTTGTTCTGTGAGCATTGTAGAATGAAGAATCATACAATTGACAAATGCTGGAAATTGCATGGCTATCCTAAAGACTTCAAGAACAAAGGCAAAAGAGTAGCAGCTGCAGCTCAATTGGAAGATTATGCAGACAAAGATAAACAAAGTGAAGAGGATTCAGGCATGATACATGCCACATTTACTGAAGAACAGTACAACCAGTTGATGAAATGCTTTAACATTCCCCAAGTTGCTAAACAAGTTGAGGCACATGGCTCTAGCTCACTTGGTTTGGCAACTAGCTCTCAATACAAAGGTACTTTCTGTCTTTTCTCTGATTTTAAAAGAAAGTGGATATTAGACAGTGGTGCTAGTGATCACATGTGTTCAGATATCACTATGTTTTCATCTATTGAAGCTATTCACCACAGAAATCATACTATTACAATACCAGATGGTAAAGAATTACAAGTTACTCATCAAGGACAGATTAATCTTGCTGACAACATTGTTCTACGGAATGTTTTACATGTTCCTGGATTCAAGTTTAACTTGATTTCTATCTCTAAGTTATGTTCTGATTCTGGATATTCTATTTCTTTCACCAATGATGAATGTTTCATTCAGGACCTTTCCAAGAACAAGCTTACTCTGCTTGGTAAGCTGGAAAAGGGATTATACACTTTCAGTGAAGATTTACTGGTTTCTGGCACTCCTCCAATTCCACAGACTGACTATGCCTTGTCTAGCCTAGATTCAGCTGCTGTAGAAGAATCTAAACTCTGGCATCTTAGACTAGGGCATTTACCTTTTGGTAGAATAAAGAACATCCCAAATATTGATGTTAAAGGTTGCTTAGCTGAATGTTTCTGTCAAATCTGTCCATTGGCAAAACAAACTAGGTTTTCATTTCCAATTAGTAGCATCAAAAGCACTCAACCCTTTGAGTTGCTACATATAGATGTATGGGGTCCATACTCTATTCCTGATCATTCAAAGTGTAATCAGTTTCTAACCATTGTTGATGACTTTACCAGGATGACCTGGACACATCTTTTGAGAAATAAAACTGAATCAGTTTCTATTATGGCTCAATTCTTTCTCTATGTTGAAAACCAGTTTGGTTTATCTGTCAAAAATGTTAGATCAGACAATGCTCCTGACTTGACTGAAGGTGATATGAAAGCTTTGTTTCTTAGCAAAGGAATTTTACACCAAAGAAGTTGCAGTTACACACCACAGCAAAATGGTGTGGTTGAAAGAAAGCACAAACATCTCCTTGAGACTGCTAGGGCACTTTCTTTTCAATCTAAACTACCAGCAAAATATTGGAGTGATTGCATTCTTACTGCCACCTATCTAATCAACAGAATGCCTCTCAAAAGCATACAATTTTCTACACCCTATGAGAAGCTCTTTAAAGTTCCACCTGATCTGTCTCATCTCAGAGTTTTTGGTTGCCTAAGTTACACTACCACTCACAAAGTAAACAGATCAAAATTTGATCCAAGGGCAGATCCTTGTGTTTTCCTTGGGTATCCATCTGGCCAAAAGGCATACAAACTCCTCAATCTTACTACTCACaaaatctgaaggaaataatgcccttggtccaagtatgcattctatgttaagtctaataaatgcggttcagtattaattaacaagttaataattcagtgagatcaagtgagctgaatgcctagctagaggccgcttcagttcaagtggaattaatgatattaatccacagcttactcttgactgaacccgtagggtcacacaaatagtacgtaaacggatcaagtatttaatggcattaaatactccatctatgaatattcggaaccgacggatcttggtttcagtgggagctaagatcgtcacaggcaagaaatgaatactccggaaacgatgatattgccggaaacggaaatatggatcgtatcggaaatatgaatattatccaagtcgtagatgttgccggaaacggaaacatggtacgtatcggaaaatattattggaaatggaaatattaccagaatcggaaatattgccggaaacggaaatattgtcagaatcggaaatattaccggaatcggaaaataattccggaaacggaaatattaaatatttgttcgaaacggaaattaattccggaatcggaaatattaaatattgttcgtatcggaaataaattccggaactggaaatttaatcggaagcgtatcgtacgaattagcatcggacgaggcctgccggacgaaggcccagcacgaagccgggccatcgcccagcaagcacgcgcgccacaggcccagccaaggcagcgcccaggcctaccgcaaggcaggcccagcgcgcgccaaggccacggatgcgtgggccgcgctgcgtgggctgctgctcgcacgcgcatgggcagcccttgtggctgccgtgtgtgtgtgagtttgtgctcatgcgtgattcctaaatctacaagagttagtgtatgattaaattcctattcctaattggataaattaattaaatagaattcatgtaggattctaatttcaattaattcgtatcctactaggattacgattccttttccataactctataaataaaggcctaggggtcattatttatacacaagttttaagtattcaaaactaagatttttaagcagaaaaatcagccaatattcttgcctacctaaccgaaaatattagaaccttaagggcgattctagttggtcaatcttaaggcggatccggacgtgctgtggactatctacggagggacgacacttggagtcctaaagacttgttcttgttcggttcgggcgcagctagggaaggcacgcaacaaagagtatgcatctaaactatgctaaatgattatgtgtaaataatatgtttcctggctttatggtttttccgcatgatttatgaactgtcatatgaatcataacctaacagtggtatcacgagccccttattattttcataatctaaattgcatgaacatggttaaatattacaaatttgcaagaattaaaaggggtgattaattttcgtaattgttaattaattgcaaattgcgtttatttaattatacgtacgcagtttttcggcagtttcttcgttactcatccaaatcgagtgatttttgtgtcaattccgcatgtaaaaggcattctaaaattttgacaaaaatagcatttttctgccgaacccagaattctca
This Spinacia oleracea cultivar Varoflay chromosome 6, BTI_SOV_V1, whole genome shotgun sequence DNA region includes the following protein-coding sequences:
- the LOC110799528 gene encoding uncharacterized protein; the protein is MPSEDAKPLKKEELEDDEDDDEVPISVTRNKNKKPSNSPATATPKPKPKVTKKEEDSSDDDVPLKKPTPKSTKPKKEEVDTKKIVAKDDKKKIKKKKEEETVKIEVKKRERKVYSLPGQKRDPPEERDPLRIFYETLYQQVPTSELAAIWMMESGLLPLKDATQVYEKKMKKSKNQRVTSPLKHVKTVKETKSVTVKKKVVSSTPKSSDKKKKIETTTATKQSKKRKAVSSEEDATSEEDSEDDFVLSTRKKVKRARVN